GATGGCTTCGCGGCCAAATCCGATGCGCTTGCCGAACATGAACGCGCCCACCAGGCCGGCCACGGCGGCGTTGATGTGCACCACGGTGCCGCCCGCGTAGTCGAGCGCGCCCTTCTGGAACAGCCAGCCCGACTTGGCCGTGGCCGCGGTGGCGGCGGCGGCATCGGTGTAGGCGTCAGGACCCGGCCAGAACCAGACCATGTGGGCCATCGGGATATAGGCGAACGTGAACCAGAGCACCACGAACACCAGCACCGCCGAGAACTTGGCGCGCTCGGCAAAGGCGCCGATGATCAGGCCGCAGGTGATGCAGGCAAACGCGCACTGGAACGCGAAGAACACCAGTTCCGGGATCACCACGCCCTTGCTGAACGTGGCCGCCACGGCGTCGACGTTCAGGCCCTTCATGAACAGCCGGTCCGTGCCGCCGAAGAACGCGTTGCCTTCCGTGAACGCGAAGCTGTAGCCGTAGATGGCCCACAGGATCGCCACCAGCGAGAAGATCACCAGGCACTGCATCAGCACCGACAGCATGTTCTTGGACCGCACCAGGCCGCCGTAGAACAGCGCCAGGCCCGGCAGCGTCATCAGGATCACGAATGCGGTGGCCACCAGCAGCCAGGCCGTGTCGCCCTTGTTGGGCACCGGGGCCGGCGCGGCGGCCGGTGCGGCTTCTGCCGGGGCCGCGGCCGCGGGCGCTGCCGCAGGGGCTGCCGGGGCGGCCGCGGGGGCGGCGGCCGCTGCCGGGGCCGATGCCTCGGCGGCGGGCTTGTCCTGCGCCACGGCATGGGTGGACAGGCCGAGACCGGCCGTGCCGAGCGCCAGCGCCATCGCGCCAGCCGTCAGGAATCGCTTGAACCAGGTTTTCATGTGTCTAACCTCTGTCTCTCGTAGTTCTGGTGTCACAGCGCATCGCCGCCGGTCTCACCGGTGCGGATGCGGATGACCTGTTCGACGGGCGCGATGAAGATCTTGCCGTCGCCGATCTTGCCCGTGCGGGCCGACTTCTCGATTGCCTCGATGGCGCGCTCGACCACGTCGTCGGGTACCGCCACCTCGATCTTCACCTTGGGCAGGAAGTCGACGATGTACTCGGCGCCCCGGTACAGCTCCGTGTGGCCCTTCTGGCGGCCGAAGCCCTTGACCTCGGTCACGGTGATGCCGGACACGCCCACGTCGGAGAGCGCTTCACGCACCTCGTCGAGCTTGAACGGCTTGATGACTGCAATGATGAGTTTCATTGGGATTCTCCTTGGGGGCGGCTTGTCGGGTCATGCCGCCCGGCTCCGGATGTGTGCTGTTTGGAATCAGAAAGTCTTGGTAATGGATGCCCACGCCGCGGCCTTGCCTAGATAGCGGCCCCGGTTGGCGCTGGTGTAGAACGACTCCTTGGCGTTGGTGTCGACGTAGGCCACGGACAGCGCAAAGCCCTTGCCCAGGTCCTTGGTCAGGCCGATCTTCCAGTCGGTGTACGACGCGTCGCTGTGGTGCGTCACGCCCTGGTAGCCCACGTGGGCGTTCAGCGTCAGGTCCCAGAAGTTCAGCGGCACGTTGGCCGTCAGGTCGACGTAGTAGCTGTTCTTGCTGTCGTCGATGCCGAACAGGTTGGTTACCGCGTGCGAGTACTTCAGGAACACCGGGCCCCAGCCGATGCCGGCGTAGAGCTCGGTCGTGTACGGCCGCGTGGTCGTGTAGCCGCCCGGGTAGAAGTACTCCAGCACGCCCACGTCATAGTTGAATTCCTGGCCGCCCAGCGCGAACTTGTTCTTGTAGCCGCCGTAGAAGTCCATCTCGATCGGCGCCGACACCGACGAATCGGCGTCTTCCAGCCAGCTGATGCTTGAGTTCCAGTTGCCGATGTAGAAGCCGCTCTCGTGCGCGTAGTCGAACCCGCCCTGGATGGCCGGACGCAGGTTGGTCTGGCTGATGCCGCGATAGCGATAGTCGGAAACCACCGACACGTTGGCCGTGAAGGTGTGCGGCGATGCCGGCTCGGCGGCCGGTGCGGCTGCAGGCGCGGCGGCGTCCGGGGCGGTCTGGGCCAGTGCCACCGGGGCTGCCAGGCTGAGCAGAAGGGCAGCGGCGCTGACTGCGAGGCTCGACGTCTTCATCTGGTTCTCTCCTTTTCCTTGAAATCTTCGCGGGCTCGTTCTTGAGGGACTGCTGCTTGCCTTGATGGCTTGTTGCTTTTAGGTCTTGACGCTCCTAGCTCTGGTACTGCAACTGCCGTGCCAGGGCAGGCGCCCCGTGGCGGCGCACGGACGGGAACAGTCGTGAGAGGTGGCCGGGCGCCCGCTTCTCCACCCGGCGGGGCGGCCCGCGGGCGGCGCCACGGCGGGCAAAAGGCGTTAAAAGATGTGTCCGGGCCTTGCTGGCGCTTTCATGGCGGCCGATCACGCGCCATAATCCGCGTCATGAAGGGTCAAGTGCTGCGCGCTTGGCGTCCCGCCGGCCAGACCGGGCCCGGGCACGGTCGACCGGGTCGCCGCGCCCCACTCAGGTGCATCGACCGGGGATACCGGTGTGCGGGAGGACCGCCCCGGACGCCCCATGGCGGTGCATCGCGGGTGCCAGGCGGCGTAGCCGCCGCCGGCCGCTGACCCGAACGATCCAAATTGGTCAACACAGGAGCTTCACCATGAAACCGACCGATCTCTTCAACGACCTGCAGCAGAAGGTCAGTGAAGCGCTGCGCAACTCGCCGGCCAAGGACATCGAGAAGAACGTCCGCAGCATGATGACCCAGGGCTTTGCGCGCCTGGACCTCGTCACGCGCGAGGAATTCGACGTGCAATCGCAGGTGCTGGCGCGCACCCGGGCCCGGCTGGAGGAGCTGGAAGCGCGCATCGCCGCGCTGGAAGCCCGCGGCAGCGGCGGCATCCCGCCCACCCCTGGGGTATGAGCCCCGGCGCCCAGCCACCCACGCATCGCCAGAAAGGCCACCGGATTCCGGTGGCCTTTTTCTTTAACACTTCCGCAAACGTATGAGCCTCGCAGTCCTGCGCAGCCGCGCGCTGAACGGCATCGACGCGCCGCCCGTGTCCGTCGAAATCCACCTGGCGAATGGCCTGCCGGCCTTCAACATCGTCGGGCTGGCCGACACCGAAGTCCGCGAAAGCCGCGAGCGCGTGCGGGCGGCGCTGCTGAACTGCGAGTTCGAATTCCCGAACCGCCGGATCACGGTCAACCTGGCGCCGGCCGACCTGCCCAAGGAGTCCGGCCGCTTCGACCTTGCCATCGCGCTGGGCATCCTGGCGGCCAGCGGCCAGTTGCCGGCCACCGCGCTGGACGGCTTCGAGTTTGCCGGCGAGCTGTCGCTGGCGGGCGACCTGCGGCCCGTGCGCGGCGCGCTGGCGATGGCGATGGGGCTGGCACGCGACAACCGCGCCCGGCTGGCCGCCGGCGAGCCCGCGCGCGCGTTCATCGTCGCCACCGACAACGGCCCGGAAGCCGCACTGGTCGATGACCTGACCGTCCACGCCGGCGCCACGCTGCGCGACATCTGCCACCACGTCGGCATGCTGCCCGAGCACCCGCTGCCCCGCGCCCGGCCGGCCCCGCCCGCCACCGACCCCGGCGCCAACCCCGACATGCGCGACGTGCGCGGCCAGCTACAGGCC
This sequence is a window from Cupriavidus pauculus. Protein-coding genes within it:
- a CDS encoding TorF family putative porin — its product is MKTSSLAVSAAALLLSLAAPVALAQTAPDAAAPAAAPAAEPASPHTFTANVSVVSDYRYRGISQTNLRPAIQGGFDYAHESGFYIGNWNSSISWLEDADSSVSAPIEMDFYGGYKNKFALGGQEFNYDVGVLEYFYPGGYTTTRPYTTELYAGIGWGPVFLKYSHAVTNLFGIDDSKNSYYVDLTANVPLNFWDLTLNAHVGYQGVTHHSDASYTDWKIGLTKDLGKGFALSVAYVDTNAKESFYTSANRGRYLGKAAAWASITKTF
- a CDS encoding ammonium transporter → MKTWFKRFLTAGAMALALGTAGLGLSTHAVAQDKPAAEASAPAAAAAPAAAPAAPAAAPAAAAPAEAAPAAAPAPVPNKGDTAWLLVATAFVILMTLPGLALFYGGLVRSKNMLSVLMQCLVIFSLVAILWAIYGYSFAFTEGNAFFGGTDRLFMKGLNVDAVAATFSKGVVIPELVFFAFQCAFACITCGLIIGAFAERAKFSAVLVFVVLWFTFAYIPMAHMVWFWPGPDAYTDAAAATAATAKSGWLFQKGALDYAGGTVVHINAAVAGLVGAFMFGKRIGFGREAIRPHSLTFTMVGASLLWFGWFGFNAGSGLEANGGAALAFVNTLLATCAAVLSWTFGEWIGKGKPSMLGGASGAVAGLVAITPAAGFVGPMGSIVMGLVAGLLCLWGVSGLKRMLGMDDSLDVFGVHGVGGIVGALLTAVFAAPSLGGVGIYDYVANKVADDYSIAGQLWIQFEGVLTTVVWSGVVALVAYKLVDMLIGLRVPEEEEREGLDITSHGETAYEA
- a CDS encoding P-II family nitrogen regulator, encoding MKLIIAVIKPFKLDEVREALSDVGVSGITVTEVKGFGRQKGHTELYRGAEYIVDFLPKVKIEVAVPDDVVERAIEAIEKSARTGKIGDGKIFIAPVEQVIRIRTGETGGDAL
- a CDS encoding accessory factor UbiK family protein, translating into MKPTDLFNDLQQKVSEALRNSPAKDIEKNVRSMMTQGFARLDLVTREEFDVQSQVLARTRARLEELEARIAALEARGSGGIPPTPGV